ACGAATCTAAACAAGTACATTGCTGTTGCAACCTGATCAAAAGTGGATTTCTCCAAATATTGCATTAATGATAATAAATAAACTCCATTTAAGGCGCTATTTTCTTCAATATTTTGCAAATCCCCTTCTACCGTAATATTACGTTCACTCATAATTTCCCTCACTCATTAAATATTAGGCACTGAAAAGTAGTGTCGAATATCACACCGTATATTTGGTCTTCAATATCTTCTCTTTGTTGAAATTCTTGAGGTAAGATATTAAACAATTCATTTACTAACTCGTTTAATCTGTAATCTGCATTATATTCGTCGGGAGGAAACCTCCCAAGAATTCGCTTCGAATAAAATTTTTGAATCTTTTCGCTCAACGTTACAAAATGATCGTCGAAACCGAGTTTTTTTGCCTTTCTTTTTAAAACACCATTATCGTTTTTCGATCTAATTGCAAGAGCTTGATTTGTTGGAGAAAATTTAGCTTTATTCTTCAATTTATCGTGAAATTCAGTAAAATCTTCAACCAATCCATTTGATAGATAAGGCGAGTCAGGCTCATCGATTGCATTTATTTCATCAAGCTTCTCAAGTAATATTGAATATAACTTGGAAAGTTGGATGGCTATATGTGCATCCAGTTTACTAATATTCGTAGAACCAAACTGAGCATTTTTGCTTTTCATCTTCTCTATTTCAACGCTTAATTCAAAACTCATCCCATACCGTACCGCGCATGTAATGAGAGCATCTGCCTTTTGCGGATTATTCTGTCCTTCCCCGAATATATCCTCTGGATTTTGATTTATTGAACGAGCCAGGCTGCGCCAATCATAACTTTGAAGGTTCATCTCACATAGGGATTGAATAATACCTTGTTGTTCTCTAGGAGATGGCGTTTGACTACTTAACATTGCTATTCCTCTCTCCAAACATTATTGATTTTCTTCCTTACACTCCTTCTTATATAGGTCAATTTTACTATCACGCGGAAATTTTATCCACTAGAGCTTTCTATTCTAAAACTATAATCAAACAAATTCCGACTTAGCCCCTATAATTTTGCAACAAAATGGTAAGTATAGTAAGACGGTTGATTACTCTCCCGGTCCCCTTATGTTGAATTTAAAAAATGAGGTCGAACCCCACCATTGGTTCTGATGAGGGATTAAGTAGCCGAATTCGATTGGAACTTCGTCAATTATTCGTAAAATTCCGCATAAAAAAAGCACCGTAAATTGGTGCCATAGAAACTATCGTTTATTTATTAAATCCATAGCTTGTTTGGGGAACTTCCCCATCAGCCATTCTAAGACCTTTAGCTGATCAACACCAGGAGCTCGTCGAATTTGTGCCAGTAACTTATCAGATGTAGGACGTTCAAGTGTAATATTTGCAGCACCTTCATTACATACAGAACAAAGCGCTCTAAGGTTTCCTGGGTCATCAGTCCCGCCTTGCGACTTATCAATTATATGACCAATATGTAACCGTGTCTTTCGGCTGGGGTCATATGGATGTGGCTCCCCTGCTACTGCCCCACACATTTGACATGTAAACCCATTCCGGTCTAACACATATGCTCTTGTCTCTTTAGATATCGCTCTCTCAAAAGCCGGAATAGGTTTAAGATCAACAAGTATGTACTGACCAGGCTTTAATTC
Above is a window of Paenibacillus uliginis N3/975 DNA encoding:
- a CDS encoding HNH endonuclease translates to MKRAKKGQGAKAKLRDYFLANVGKVLDSSTLQQVADGSSEWARRIRELRNEQGMNIKTHNDLGELKPGQYILVDLKPIPAFERAISKETRAYVLDRNGFTCQMCGAVAGEPHPYDPSRKTRLHIGHIIDKSQGGTDDPGNLRALCSVCNEGAANITLERPTSDKLLAQIRRAPGVDQLKVLEWLMGKFPKQAMDLINKR